In Ailuropoda melanoleuca isolate Jingjing chromosome 11, ASM200744v2, whole genome shotgun sequence, a genomic segment contains:
- the SLC49A3 gene encoding solute carrier family 49 member A3 isoform X2 produces MAGEEEDPLGADTTSALGALLGYRAYARRWVFLLVLSLLNFSNATLWLSFAPVADTIAHHFLLSTKQINWLSLIYLVASIPSDHRVRVAELCWECVQNPALPVPRDPGPICLPHGWADPLCSGTDPGHLLSGQAGCLVVPRAPASHSQHDRHYVKPLGHPGGQPAVTCPGEEGEGHPHDGEGTHELGIYIIPAGLACLLATACLWESVPPSPPSAGAAHSTSEKFLDGLKLLLRNRAYVILAVCFGGGVGIFSSFLVLLEQVLCVKGYSNEFAGLCGALFIVFGVLGALVLSLYVDRTKHFTEAVKIGFCLTSMVCVAFALVSQLQGQTVALAAICSLLGLFGFSVAPIATELAVECSFPVGEGAAAGLVIVLGQAEGVLVMVLLTALTVRRAEPSISTCQDGQGPLDWKVSMLLMAGLCTLFSCFLVFFFHTRYRRLQAEASVSHSIQEDMSPAAADHVPRPGTTL; encoded by the exons CTGTGGCTCAGCTTCGCGCCCGTGGCCGACACGATTGcccaccacttcctcctctccaccAAGCAGATCAACTGGCTTTCACTGATCTACCTTGTGGCGTCCATTCCGTCCG ACCATCGTGTGCGCGTGGCTGAACTTTGCTGGGAGTGTGTTCAGAACCCTGCCCTTCCTGTTCCTCGAGATCCAGGACCCATTTGCCTTCCTCATGGGTGGGCAGACCCTCTGTGCTCTGGCACAGACCCTGGTCATCTTCTCTCCGGCCAAGCTGGCTGCCTTGTGGTTCCCAGAGCACCAGCGAGCCACAGCCAACATGATCGGCACTATGT CAAACCCCTTGGGCATCCTGGTGGCCAACCTGCTGTCACCTGCCCTGgtgaagaaggagaaggacatCCCCATGATGGTGAGGGAACTCATGAG CTGGGTATCTATATCATCCCTGCCGGCCTCGCCTGTCTCCTGGCCACTGCCTGCCTCTGGGAGAGTGTGCCTCCCAGCCCACCTTCTGCAGGGGCGGCCCACTCCACCTCAGAGAAGTTCCTGGATGGGCTGAAGCTG CTCTTGCGCAACAGAGCGTATGTCATCCTGGCTGTGTGTTTTGGGGGCGGCGTCGGCATCTTCTCCAGCTTCTTGGTCCTCCTGGAGCAGGTCCTTTGTGTGAAGGGCTACTCCAAC GAATTTGCAGGCCTTTGCGGGGCTCTCTTCATTGTGTTTGGAGTCCTGGGGGCACTTGTTCTCAGCCTGTATGTGGACCGGACCAAACACTTCACTGAAGCTGTCAAGATTGGCTTCTGTCTGACCTCCATGGTCTGCGTGGCCTTTGCCCTG GTGTCTCAGCTGCAAGGACAGACCGTGGCGCTGGCCGCCATCTGCTCTCTGCTGGGGCTCTTCGGCTTCTCGGTGGCACCCATTGCCACGGAGCTGGCGGTTGAGTGCTCCTTCCCTGTGGGGGAGGGTGCAGCTGCAGGCCTGGTCATCGTGCTGGG GCAGGCCGAGGGTGTGCTTGTCATGGTACTGCTGACTGCCCTGACTGTGCGTCGTGCGGAGCCGTCCATCTCCACCTGCCAGGATGGCCAGGGCCCACTGGACTGGAAGG TGTCCATGCTGCTGATGGCTGGCCTGTGCACCCTCTTCAGCTGTTTCCTGGTGTTCTTCTTCCATACCCGGTACCGGCGCCTACAGGCTGAGGCCAGTGTGAGCCACTCCATCCAGGAGGACATGTCCCCAGCAGCTGCAGATCACGTGCCCCGCCCGGGAACCACCCTCTGA
- the SLC49A3 gene encoding solute carrier family 49 member A3 isoform X1, which translates to MAGEEEDPLGADTTSALGALLGYRAYARRWVFLLVLSLLNFSNATLWLSFAPVADTIAHHFLLSTKQINWLSLIYLVASIPSGVVAIWVLDSVGLRWATIVCAWLNFAGSVFRTLPFLFLEIQDPFAFLMGGQTLCALAQTLVIFSPAKLAALWFPEHQRATANMIGTMSNPLGILVANLLSPALVKKEKDIPMMLGIYIIPAGLACLLATACLWESVPPSPPSAGAAHSTSEKFLDGLKLLLRNRAYVILAVCFGGGVGIFSSFLVLLEQVLCVKGYSNEFAGLCGALFIVFGVLGALVLSLYVDRTKHFTEAVKIGFCLTSMVCVAFALVSQLQGQTVALAAICSLLGLFGFSVAPIATELAVECSFPVGEGAAAGLVIVLGQAEGVLVMVLLTALTVRRAEPSISTCQDGQGPLDWKVSMLLMAGLCTLFSCFLVFFFHTRYRRLQAEASVSHSIQEDMSPAAADHVPRPGTTL; encoded by the exons CTGTGGCTCAGCTTCGCGCCCGTGGCCGACACGATTGcccaccacttcctcctctccaccAAGCAGATCAACTGGCTTTCACTGATCTACCTTGTGGCGTCCATTCCGTCCGGTGTGGTGGCCATCTGGGTTCTGGACTCTGTTGGGCTTCGCTGGGCA ACCATCGTGTGCGCGTGGCTGAACTTTGCTGGGAGTGTGTTCAGAACCCTGCCCTTCCTGTTCCTCGAGATCCAGGACCCATTTGCCTTCCTCATGGGTGGGCAGACCCTCTGTGCTCTGGCACAGACCCTGGTCATCTTCTCTCCGGCCAAGCTGGCTGCCTTGTGGTTCCCAGAGCACCAGCGAGCCACAGCCAACATGATCGGCACTATGT CAAACCCCTTGGGCATCCTGGTGGCCAACCTGCTGTCACCTGCCCTGgtgaagaaggagaaggacatCCCCATGATG CTGGGTATCTATATCATCCCTGCCGGCCTCGCCTGTCTCCTGGCCACTGCCTGCCTCTGGGAGAGTGTGCCTCCCAGCCCACCTTCTGCAGGGGCGGCCCACTCCACCTCAGAGAAGTTCCTGGATGGGCTGAAGCTG CTCTTGCGCAACAGAGCGTATGTCATCCTGGCTGTGTGTTTTGGGGGCGGCGTCGGCATCTTCTCCAGCTTCTTGGTCCTCCTGGAGCAGGTCCTTTGTGTGAAGGGCTACTCCAAC GAATTTGCAGGCCTTTGCGGGGCTCTCTTCATTGTGTTTGGAGTCCTGGGGGCACTTGTTCTCAGCCTGTATGTGGACCGGACCAAACACTTCACTGAAGCTGTCAAGATTGGCTTCTGTCTGACCTCCATGGTCTGCGTGGCCTTTGCCCTG GTGTCTCAGCTGCAAGGACAGACCGTGGCGCTGGCCGCCATCTGCTCTCTGCTGGGGCTCTTCGGCTTCTCGGTGGCACCCATTGCCACGGAGCTGGCGGTTGAGTGCTCCTTCCCTGTGGGGGAGGGTGCAGCTGCAGGCCTGGTCATCGTGCTGGG GCAGGCCGAGGGTGTGCTTGTCATGGTACTGCTGACTGCCCTGACTGTGCGTCGTGCGGAGCCGTCCATCTCCACCTGCCAGGATGGCCAGGGCCCACTGGACTGGAAGG TGTCCATGCTGCTGATGGCTGGCCTGTGCACCCTCTTCAGCTGTTTCCTGGTGTTCTTCTTCCATACCCGGTACCGGCGCCTACAGGCTGAGGCCAGTGTGAGCCACTCCATCCAGGAGGACATGTCCCCAGCAGCTGCAGATCACGTGCCCCGCCCGGGAACCACCCTCTGA